In Rhinatrema bivittatum chromosome 1, aRhiBiv1.1, whole genome shotgun sequence, a single genomic region encodes these proteins:
- the LOC115077048 gene encoding uncharacterized protein LOC115077048 isoform X1: MPHKRKGKIRIYPPLPDNLEGQRLIYQYATPTSVTRTSTPIGESGEGAQYSPGELSLTPPDPKTLIQAALLLDSVPAETPAGTSFEHAQLGGKPRDEADVGGAASARVSAEATGGEEYEASGEGTAEPVSPLIPQRLTKPAIVTLDALWDLVAGNAAKLDRQACKLEEVSKRMTKIETDHTNLEKALTKRGALISPGMGIDMENLTNFLETTTEEITERSALFVTLYSEIDVGIIMKNYFKNLNVSFMGGQVRIFPDLAKPTQMRRKNFISLRPKVLALGGTYILRYPCRCIVKLLGNTYVFFSPEQLQAFLEAREQTPQPIELDPVNESDV, encoded by the exons ATGCCacataagagaaaagggaaaatccGGATATATCCTCCCTTACCGGATAATTTGGAAGGGCAGCGGCTGATTTATCAGTATGCAACCCCGACATCAGTAACGAGGACGTCTACCCCCATTGGTGAGTCAGGGGAAGGAGCCCAGTACTCACCCGGGGAACTATCGCTGACGCCTCCGGATCCTAAAACGCTGATTCAAGCAGCTCTACTGCTCGACTCTGTGCCTGCTGAGACGCCGGCAGGAACTTCCTTCGAGCATGCTCAGTTGGGAGGCAAGCCCAGGGACGAAGCAGACGTGGGGGGTGCAGCCAGTGCTCGTGTCTCCGCTGAGGCTACAGGAGGGGAGGAGTATGAAGCCAGCGGAGAAGGAACAGCAGAGCCGGTTTCTCCACTTATCCCACAGAGATTAACAAAACCAGCGATTGTAACGCTCGACGCCCTTTGGGATCTGGTAGCAGGGAACGCTGCGAAGCTCGACAGACAGGCTTGTAAACTAGAGGAAGTTTCCAAGAGAATGACTAAGATCGAAACTGACCACACAAATCTGGaaaaggctttgacaaag AGAGGAGCCTTAATATCGCCTGGTATGGGGATAGATATGGAAAATCTAACCAATTTTCTGGAAACAACAACAGAAGAAATTACAGAAAGGTCTGCCTTGTTTGTGACTCtttattcagaaattgatgttggaataattatgaagaattatttcaaaaatttaaatgtttcttttatggGTGGTCAAGTTCGTATCTTTCCAGATTTGGCAAAACCAACGCAAATGCGAAGGAAAAATTTTATTTCATTGCGCCCAAAAGTGCTTGCACTAGGAGGTACCTATATTTTAAGGTACCCCTGCAGGTGCATAGTCAAACTTTTGGGGAATACTTATGTGTTCTTTAGTCCGGAACAACTTCAAGCCTTTCTAGAGGCACGAGAGCAGACCCCGCAGCCCATAGAGCTGGATCCAGTAAATGAATCTGATGTTTAA
- the LOC115077048 gene encoding uncharacterized protein LOC115077048 isoform X2 — protein sequence MPHKRKGKIRIYPPLPDNLEGQRLIYQYATPTSVTRTSTPIGESGEGAQYSPGELSLTPPDPKTLIQAALLLDSVPAETPAGTSFEHAQLGGKPRDEADVGGAASARVSAEATGGEEYEASGEGTAEPVSPLIPQRLTKPAIVTLDALWDLVAGNAAKLDRQACKLEEVSKRMTKIETDHTNLEKALTKVTVDVKKLQDLSAVSVNERLSSLRRLESVENYLRHLNIRLLNFPKVMERSLNIAWYGDRYGKSNQFSGNNNRRNYRKVCLVCDSLFRN from the exons ATGCCacataagagaaaagggaaaatccGGATATATCCTCCCTTACCGGATAATTTGGAAGGGCAGCGGCTGATTTATCAGTATGCAACCCCGACATCAGTAACGAGGACGTCTACCCCCATTGGTGAGTCAGGGGAAGGAGCCCAGTACTCACCCGGGGAACTATCGCTGACGCCTCCGGATCCTAAAACGCTGATTCAAGCAGCTCTACTGCTCGACTCTGTGCCTGCTGAGACGCCGGCAGGAACTTCCTTCGAGCATGCTCAGTTGGGAGGCAAGCCCAGGGACGAAGCAGACGTGGGGGGTGCAGCCAGTGCTCGTGTCTCCGCTGAGGCTACAGGAGGGGAGGAGTATGAAGCCAGCGGAGAAGGAACAGCAGAGCCGGTTTCTCCACTTATCCCACAGAGATTAACAAAACCAGCGATTGTAACGCTCGACGCCCTTTGGGATCTGGTAGCAGGGAACGCTGCGAAGCTCGACAGACAGGCTTGTAAACTAGAGGAAGTTTCCAAGAGAATGACTAAGATCGAAACTGACCACACAAATCTGGaaaaggctttgacaaaggtaactGTGGATGTAAAAAAATTGCAAGATTTAAGTGCAGTTTCTGTTAATGAAAGACTATCGTCTTTGAGAAGATTGGAGTCAGTAGAGAATTACTTAAGGCACTTAAATATAAGACTCTTGAATTTCCCCAAAGTTATGG AGAGGAGCCTTAATATCGCCTGGTATGGGGATAGATATGGAAAATCTAACCAATTTTCTGGAAACAACAACAGAAGAAATTACAGAAAGGTCTGCCTTGTTTGTGACTCtttattcagaaattga